One part of the Tunicatimonas pelagia genome encodes these proteins:
- a CDS encoding SusC/RagA family TonB-linked outer membrane protein, producing MQKFLPLWGMLSLCLLAHWSHAQQVVSGKVTSADDQTPLPGVNVLEEGTTNGTITDLNGEYRITLNTENPTLTFSFIGFTQKTAAVNGRSTVDMAMESDTRQLSEVLVTAAGIESNKRELGYSIQNVDAEEIVQARETNFVTALSGKVAGVQVTSSSGTPGAAAQIRIRGNRTVQGSNAPLFLIDGIPIDNSTYNTEDSPEDDVSNLGSGGVTNSNRAIDINPEDIESLTVLKGPAATVLYGIRAANGAVVITTKKGSRNTKPRISYDFGYTIDQVNKLPDLQTEYAQGSLVDGVPTFEAAMNGFSTSTSWGPRIADLRYADEESRWDPFGLIVPADDPRATDRVARSYNNADDFFQTGSNATHNISVSGGTAVTNYFFSVGRLDQTGIMPNSFFDRTSLRATTSTEVFKNFNVTFSANYINSGGKRIQNGSNTSGLMLGLIRTSPSFDNSAGFEFEDGTQRDYRGGSVYDNPYFTVNKNFTTDDVNRVIGYSQLSYDALPWLNFTYRVGVDTYSDERLFRNDVNSSSVQAGQAINQTINSKDINSDFLMTINKDVNETIGLNFTVGHNYYSKDVAINRIDGQGLASPGFFNIASATSVNVSEGVVRRKLYGLFGTLNLNIAEQLFINLSGRNDWSSTLPEANNSFFYPAASIGWDFTNTFDIDNPIFSYGKLRASWGQVGNDASFAVTNNGFSQSRVRDGWTNPQGVIFPAFGLNAFNPNGLLGNDQLKAETTTTLEVGADLQFLSGRISLDVTYFDAITTDAILNIGIPSASGWQQRAVNSAELRNFGFEAALTANVINSGAFSYDATVNFTHIRNEVEKLAPGIPFITLDPFGTQRIAEGQPYGMFFGSRFLRDNQGRVVINADNGLPFEDPDQGILGDPNPDFLIGFRNTFTWKGFRLSFLLDIREGGDIYNGTKGVLNNFGVGAETLDRNERVVFDGVIGQIQSDGSVVPTEQVNTQEVVKGGIGGGVNFYQNYGFVNLTELTIEDGSWIRLRDLSLSYELPNRWLESSPFTGVNVGFIARNLFLITDYTGIDPETNLTGASSNVQGYDYFNNPNTKSYGVSVGLTF from the coding sequence ATGCAAAAATTTTTACCTCTTTGGGGAATGCTCAGCTTATGCTTGCTAGCCCACTGGAGTCACGCTCAGCAAGTCGTCTCCGGAAAAGTCACCTCAGCCGATGATCAGACCCCGTTGCCCGGAGTAAATGTGCTGGAAGAAGGCACGACCAACGGTACCATCACTGACCTCAATGGTGAGTATCGCATTACCTTAAATACGGAGAATCCTACACTAACATTTAGCTTTATTGGTTTTACCCAGAAAACGGCAGCAGTAAACGGACGATCAACCGTAGATATGGCCATGGAATCGGATACCCGCCAGCTCTCGGAGGTACTAGTTACAGCAGCGGGAATAGAATCTAACAAGCGTGAGCTAGGGTATTCCATTCAGAATGTGGATGCGGAAGAGATTGTGCAAGCCCGAGAAACCAATTTTGTTACTGCATTAAGTGGAAAAGTAGCGGGAGTACAAGTGACTAGTTCATCCGGTACTCCCGGGGCTGCGGCTCAGATAAGAATCCGAGGCAACAGAACGGTGCAGGGTAGCAATGCTCCATTATTTCTCATTGATGGTATACCCATCGATAACTCCACGTACAATACCGAAGACTCACCCGAAGATGATGTATCTAATTTGGGTTCGGGCGGTGTTACTAACTCTAATCGGGCGATTGATATTAACCCCGAAGATATTGAATCACTCACGGTTCTTAAAGGGCCAGCCGCTACGGTTCTCTACGGAATTCGGGCTGCCAACGGTGCGGTTGTGATCACTACCAAAAAGGGCTCACGCAATACCAAGCCTAGAATTTCGTACGACTTTGGCTACACCATTGACCAAGTAAATAAGCTACCTGATTTACAGACTGAGTACGCCCAGGGTTCTTTGGTAGACGGAGTTCCTACCTTTGAAGCGGCTATGAATGGCTTTTCTACCAGTACCAGTTGGGGACCCCGTATTGCTGATCTCCGTTATGCCGATGAAGAAAGTCGCTGGGATCCTTTCGGATTAATTGTACCTGCCGATGATCCTCGTGCCACAGACCGGGTAGCCCGATCCTACAACAATGCCGACGATTTTTTCCAGACCGGAAGCAATGCTACGCACAATATCAGCGTATCAGGTGGTACGGCCGTCACCAATTACTTCTTTTCGGTGGGTCGCTTAGACCAAACGGGCATTATGCCCAATAGCTTTTTTGACCGAACCAGCCTGCGGGCCACTACTTCTACCGAAGTCTTTAAAAACTTTAACGTTACCTTCTCGGCCAACTACATTAATTCCGGGGGTAAGCGGATACAAAATGGCTCCAATACCTCAGGATTGATGCTAGGCCTAATACGAACTTCCCCTAGCTTTGATAATAGTGCGGGGTTTGAATTTGAAGATGGTACGCAGCGGGATTACCGAGGCGGAAGTGTTTACGACAATCCGTACTTCACGGTCAATAAAAACTTCACTACCGATGATGTAAACCGAGTTATTGGATACTCTCAATTATCGTACGATGCCCTGCCGTGGCTTAACTTCACCTACCGAGTGGGGGTAGATACCTACAGCGATGAGCGCTTATTCCGAAATGATGTCAACTCTTCCAGTGTACAAGCCGGACAGGCCATCAATCAGACCATTAACAGCAAAGACATCAACTCTGATTTTTTAATGACGATTAACAAAGATGTCAACGAAACAATTGGTCTGAATTTTACGGTAGGGCATAATTATTACAGTAAGGATGTAGCCATTAATCGGATTGATGGCCAAGGGCTTGCCTCACCAGGCTTCTTTAATATAGCCAGTGCTACTTCGGTAAATGTATCGGAAGGGGTTGTCCGAAGGAAGTTGTACGGCTTGTTCGGCACGCTTAACTTGAACATTGCTGAACAACTTTTTATCAACCTAAGTGGACGAAACGACTGGTCATCGACTTTACCCGAAGCAAATAATTCATTCTTTTATCCCGCTGCAAGTATCGGCTGGGACTTTACCAATACATTTGATATTGATAACCCTATTTTTTCGTACGGTAAGCTACGCGCCTCCTGGGGCCAGGTAGGTAATGATGCTTCATTTGCCGTTACCAATAATGGGTTTTCGCAATCGCGCGTACGAGACGGCTGGACTAACCCCCAGGGAGTTATTTTCCCTGCTTTTGGCCTTAACGCTTTCAACCCTAATGGTTTATTGGGAAACGATCAGTTAAAAGCTGAAACTACCACTACGCTTGAAGTAGGAGCCGATTTGCAGTTCCTCAGTGGACGTATTAGTCTGGATGTCACCTACTTCGATGCCATCACTACCGATGCAATTCTCAATATTGGCATTCCAAGTGCCAGTGGCTGGCAACAGCGTGCGGTTAATTCGGCAGAGCTTAGAAATTTCGGTTTTGAGGCTGCATTAACTGCTAATGTCATTAATAGTGGGGCCTTTAGCTACGATGCTACCGTCAACTTTACTCACATCCGCAATGAAGTAGAAAAGCTGGCTCCAGGTATCCCCTTCATCACGCTAGATCCTTTTGGAACTCAGCGAATTGCTGAAGGCCAACCCTACGGAATGTTTTTTGGCTCTCGCTTTCTACGCGACAATCAGGGTCGGGTAGTTATTAATGCCGACAATGGCTTACCATTTGAAGACCCTGACCAAGGTATCCTCGGCGACCCGAATCCTGATTTTCTCATTGGCTTCCGAAATACCTTCACCTGGAAAGGGTTCCGATTATCCTTCCTATTGGATATCCGCGAGGGCGGCGATATCTATAATGGTACAAAAGGGGTACTAAACAACTTTGGAGTAGGTGCCGAAACGCTGGATCGTAACGAGCGCGTAGTGTTCGATGGAGTTATTGGGCAAATTCAGAGTGATGGCTCGGTAGTCCCTACCGAACAGGTGAACACCCAAGAAGTAGTGAAGGGGGGTATTGGCGGCGGTGTCAACTTCTACCAAAACTACGGCTTTGTCAACCTCACTGAACTTACTATTGAAGATGGTTCATGGATACGACTACGTGATTTGAGTCTCAGTTACGAATTACCTAACCGATGGCTAGAGAGCAGCCCTTTTACCGGAGTGAATGTTGGCTTTATAGCTCGTAATCTTTTCTTAATTACTGATTACACAGGCATTGACCCCGAAACTAACCTAACAGGTGCCTCCAGTAATGTTCAAGGATACGATTACTTTAATAACCCCAACACCAAAAGCTACGGGGTGAGTGTTGGCCTAACTTTTTAG
- a CDS encoding SusD/RagB family nutrient-binding outer membrane lipoprotein: MNKYIAKISLLALSLTVVVSSCEFGDTNVDPALPTDVSVSALLPSGETAVSWVVGGEIVRFSGLLTQQFRGIGSTQQEDNWRYLIRDADTDGMWQRMYHNSLNTVNTVIEKAEEQNTPHYQGIAEVLMATGVGNFTDAFGSIPYSTAFEGDEGNFTPSYDEQEALYTTTLPQLLDEAIANLSADESPGGSPGNDDLIFDGNLELWIKAANSLRLRYTFQQGKRNPAAYEEALALIPSAISSNAEDYEMTFGTSATEPNPQYQFTQRRSGNMRMDDYFVSTFSENDTRRPFLVDGENGFEFSGYYTSINSPVVLMSYVEVKFIEAEAHLAKATPDVAAAKVALDEAIMASFLKITSAPVPEAYQAELDANWAAATDKLEVLINEKYIACYSQSLISWNDYRRTGYPELETVPNGVNAFNSNGEVPRRLPYPQEERLLNPNNIPTSTPNLQDRFWWDQ; the protein is encoded by the coding sequence ATGAATAAATATATTGCAAAAATAAGCTTACTAGCATTATCCCTAACAGTAGTAGTTAGCTCCTGTGAATTTGGCGATACCAACGTAGACCCGGCTCTTCCTACCGATGTATCGGTGAGTGCGCTACTTCCTTCCGGAGAGACCGCCGTTTCATGGGTCGTTGGCGGGGAGATTGTTCGCTTCAGTGGCTTGCTGACTCAACAGTTCCGAGGTATTGGTTCCACCCAACAAGAGGATAATTGGCGCTACCTTATCCGCGATGCTGATACAGACGGTATGTGGCAACGGATGTACCACAACTCCTTAAATACTGTTAATACCGTAATTGAAAAAGCCGAAGAGCAAAATACCCCGCACTATCAGGGAATAGCCGAAGTACTGATGGCTACCGGTGTTGGTAATTTTACGGATGCATTTGGTAGTATTCCCTACTCTACTGCTTTTGAAGGTGATGAGGGAAATTTTACTCCGAGCTACGACGAACAAGAAGCATTGTACACCACTACCTTGCCTCAACTACTAGACGAAGCTATCGCTAATTTAAGTGCAGATGAAAGTCCGGGTGGTAGCCCAGGAAATGATGACTTGATTTTTGATGGCAATTTGGAATTATGGATTAAGGCAGCGAACTCATTGAGGCTTCGCTACACATTTCAGCAGGGCAAACGTAACCCGGCTGCTTACGAAGAAGCTTTGGCACTGATCCCCTCCGCTATCTCATCTAACGCTGAGGATTACGAGATGACGTTCGGCACGTCGGCGACTGAACCTAATCCCCAGTACCAGTTCACCCAGAGACGTTCGGGAAATATGCGAATGGATGACTATTTTGTAAGCACGTTTTCAGAAAATGATACCCGCCGTCCCTTCTTAGTAGATGGTGAAAATGGTTTTGAATTTAGCGGTTACTACACCAGCATCAACTCTCCGGTAGTGCTGATGAGTTACGTAGAAGTAAAATTTATTGAAGCCGAAGCGCATCTAGCAAAAGCTACCCCCGATGTAGCTGCTGCAAAGGTGGCGTTAGATGAAGCCATCATGGCTTCTTTTCTGAAAATTACCAGTGCCCCGGTACCAGAAGCTTATCAAGCCGAACTTGATGCTAACTGGGCTGCCGCCACTGATAAGCTAGAAGTATTAATTAACGAGAAGTATATCGCTTGCTACTCACAAAGCCTAATTTCCTGGAACGACTACCGTCGAACTGGCTATCCCGAATTAGAAACAGTGCCCAACGGAGTGAATGCTTTTAATAGCAATGGCGAAGTTCCCCGTCGCCTGCCTTATCCGCAGGAAGAGCGACTACTTAATCCCAATAATATTCCTACTTCTACTCCCAATCTACAAGACCGCTTCTGGTGGGATCAGTAG
- a CDS encoding GH3 family domain-containing protein yields the protein MAILGNFIKTAIELTDKLLPEPNAVEAQQQVLRKLLTTAKDTAFGQQYKFNGILKSVNLPLSYAQHVPFHDYQKIYDEWWYQLLEGEQDITWPGRPNYFALSSGTTGSTSKRIPVTDEMLAAIRNTGIQQVTSLANFDLPPEFFEKEIMMLGSSTDLQNQGNYLEGEISGISASNIPFWFKGYYKPGDEIAQIDDWDTRVQKIAERAETWDIGALSGIPSWIELMLKKVIDYHGLKNIHEIWPNLMVYTPGGVAFEPYRKSFEKLLAHPLIYLDTYLASEGFLAFQNRPDTNAMSLVVDNGIYFEFVPFEEKNLTEEGNVREDAEVLTLAEVEEGVDYVLIITTVAGAWRYMIGDTIMFTDKGRHEIRITGRTKHFLNVVGSQLSVHKMNDAIQKLEEHFDVTIPEFTVAAVRRNADQEYIHRWYLGSDETIDERKATQLLDEVLSNMNKNYSVARSKALKGVEVKVVPTDIFYNWSERSKKKGGQVKTSRVMSEEKFAEWEEFAQENYTLTKVP from the coding sequence ATGGCTATTCTCGGAAATTTTATTAAAACAGCAATTGAGCTTACTGATAAGTTATTGCCTGAACCTAACGCAGTTGAAGCCCAGCAACAAGTACTACGAAAGTTGCTTACTACCGCTAAAGACACTGCGTTTGGTCAACAATACAAATTCAATGGTATTCTAAAGAGTGTAAATTTACCACTATCCTACGCGCAACACGTGCCGTTTCACGATTATCAGAAAATTTATGATGAGTGGTGGTACCAACTGTTAGAGGGTGAACAAGATATAACCTGGCCCGGCAGACCCAACTATTTTGCCCTCAGTTCAGGAACCACGGGTAGCACCAGCAAGCGAATTCCGGTCACCGATGAAATGTTAGCAGCTATTCGAAATACGGGTATACAGCAAGTAACTAGTTTGGCTAATTTCGATCTGCCTCCCGAGTTTTTTGAAAAAGAGATTATGATGCTGGGTAGCAGTACCGATTTGCAAAATCAGGGTAACTACTTAGAAGGCGAGATTAGCGGCATAAGTGCCAGCAATATTCCGTTTTGGTTTAAGGGGTACTACAAACCGGGCGACGAAATTGCTCAAATTGACGATTGGGATACCCGGGTGCAAAAAATTGCTGAACGAGCCGAAACCTGGGATATCGGCGCATTATCCGGCATTCCTTCCTGGATTGAGCTGATGCTGAAAAAGGTAATCGATTATCATGGCTTAAAAAATATTCACGAGATTTGGCCTAACCTGATGGTGTACACGCCCGGCGGAGTGGCCTTTGAACCCTACCGAAAGAGTTTTGAAAAATTACTGGCGCACCCACTGATCTACTTAGACACCTATTTGGCATCCGAAGGCTTTCTGGCATTCCAAAACCGCCCTGATACCAACGCCATGTCACTGGTAGTAGATAATGGTATTTACTTTGAGTTTGTACCCTTTGAGGAAAAAAACCTGACCGAAGAGGGAAATGTGCGGGAAGACGCCGAGGTACTTACGCTAGCTGAGGTTGAAGAAGGCGTAGATTATGTACTGATTATCACTACTGTAGCGGGTGCCTGGCGTTACATGATTGGTGATACGATTATGTTTACTGATAAGGGTCGTCATGAAATCAGAATCACTGGGCGAACCAAGCACTTCTTAAATGTAGTAGGCTCTCAGCTTTCGGTTCATAAAATGAACGATGCCATTCAAAAGCTAGAAGAACACTTTGATGTAACCATTCCTGAGTTCACTGTAGCGGCAGTTCGGCGCAATGCTGACCAGGAATATATTCACCGCTGGTACTTGGGTTCTGATGAAACCATAGACGAGCGTAAAGCAACTCAACTCCTGGATGAGGTGCTTAGCAATATGAACAAAAACTACAGTGTAGCCCGTAGCAAAGCCCTGAAAGGCGTAGAGGTAAAAGTAGTTCCTACCGATATTTTCTACAACTGGAGCGAACGCAGCAAGAAAAAAGGTGGACAAGTGAAAACCTCACGAGTGATGAGCGAAGAGAAATTTGCCGAGTGGGAAGAGTTTGCCCAGGAAAATTATACCTTAACTAAGGTGCCGTAG